In Dehalococcoidia bacterium, the sequence GCTCCAGATGTCCACGACGTCCTTGAACGTCTCCGGCTGCGCGACCTGCGTCGTGATGTCGATGCCGTTGTCGTACTCGACCGCGAGGCCGCCCTGAAGCACTTCACGGGGGAGCACAGGGTTGCGGAAGAGCACGCGCGCCGCGCCCGTGAGTAGGCGGTGCTCGTCCTCCACCTCATTCGACCAGGCGGTGACCATGTAGCTGCAGTCCAGCCTCACGGCCGGCCGCCGCGTCGTCACCGAGCCGGGGCCGCGGGTGACGTTCCATGTCCGGCCGCGCAGCTCCCGGTTCTCCTGGATGTTGTAGAGGTAGAGGCAGAGCGTCGGGCGCGTTAGCCGCGAACGGAACTCGCGGTTCGGCACATCGAAGCTGATATCGAAGCCGTCCGGTTCGATTCGCTCGACGACCCGCGGCAGGTCTTGCTGGAGAAGGAGCTTCAGGGTCTCGTCCAGCTCGTTCAGCATATGCGGCGCAAGTCTAGCGACGGAAAATTGAAGAATGATTGAAAGAGGATTGAGCGGCCCTTCGGCCGCTCAACCTGGTCCCGCCTCGCGTAGCTTCGACTTTGCCTTCAGCTGGCCATGACCTGAGTCTGGCCCGGGGAAACTATCGCAGGCACCGACCCGGAGCCGCCGATGCACAGCCCGATGCTGGTGCCGAGAAGGACCGGGATATTGTTGACCGTGAAGTTGACGGCCGGCGCGGTCCACTGGACGGTGACGCAGGGCGCCGGCGCCCCGGAGATGTTGAAGGGGCAACCGGCTACCGTGAAGACATCCGTAACCACCAAGACCGGCGCGCCCATGATCAGGACATTGGGGTTCGAAGGCACGCCGAGCACCGGAGCGCCGTGCGGGCAAGTGATGGTTGCGGCCATCGTAAGTACAGGCGCCGGCATCGACTAGCTCCTCGGCCGCAGGGGGAAGCTCGCTGCCTTCCGCTGGATCCGCGAAGCCGCGAGCTCTTCTTCTTCGGGCATCCCTTCCCGGGCAATGCGCGAAGCCGCGAGCTCTTCCTCTTCGGGCATCCCCTCCCGGGCGATGCGCGAAGCCGCGAGCTCCTCCTCTTCGGGCATGCCTTCCCGCGCAATGGGCGACTTCTGCAGCTCCTCTTCCTCCTCCGGCACTTCGACGGGCACTTGACGGCCGATTGCGGAGGCCTGGACCTCCTCTTCCTCCGGCAACGCGCCTTCAGCGGGAGCCGTTTCGGTCGCCGGCTGTGGCTCCTCTTCCTCCATCTGGCGGCCTATCGTCGCCGAAGCGGAGCCGCTTACGGCGCTGGCAACGTCGCCGGCTTGCCGCTCGGAGGCATCCTCCGGGCTGCTGACGGTGAGGTCCTGGCTCACGGGCACGTCGCGTTGTTGCACCACATGCGTGAGCTCATGCGCCAAGAGCTTCTTGCCCTCGCTGCTCCCGGGGCTGTAGCTGCCCTTGCGGAAAAAGATGTCGCGGCCGATGGTGAAGGCTTCGGCCTGGACGGCCCGGTTGAGGGCGTCGGCAGTGTCGTCCGTGTGGACCCGCACGTCCGAGAAGTCCTGCCCGAAGGAGGGTTCCATTTCCTTCCGGCTTGCCTCGTCCAGGGTGGCGCCGCTGCCGCGCTTGGAGTTGATGGCTCTCGCCACCTCGTCGTCCACGGTGCTTCCGGCAGCGTCGCCCTGGCGCTGCAATTTTGCGGCGCGCAGAAGGCGCTGGACGCGGGCGTTGCCCATGGCGGACAACAAGCCGGCGCCGCCCGAGGCGTCCGCCCGCGGCGTTGGCTTTTCAGCCTTCGCCTTGACCTTGAGGCGGTCGTCGTTCTGCAGATTTGCCCTGTCCATCATGCCCTCCTCGTCGGGCCTTTCCGGCTACTGTTCGCCGTCGTCGCGCAATATAGCCTCTCTGCGCACCCTCGCGTCGCCTGCTGTCGTCCGGTTCATAGCCGTTACGCATCGACGTCCATGGTCACCTCGAAGGGATCGATAGCGTCGCTGGCTTCCTTCAGCGCTGTGAGGGCATCGGCGAATGCCGTATTGGCGTCAGACTCGCTCTGGCCCACCAGCGATTCGCCTACGCCCTTCATTTTTTCCCTGGCAATGGCCACATGCCGCTCCTCGTGAGCACTGAGCTCGCTCCAGCAGCGGTCCCACTCGGCCTTGGCAGTCTGGCTCAGCTGCGACGCTCCCGGCCAACTCGGCATCGTGACAGTGAGGTTCACCGTGACCGTTGCGCTCTTGAGGTTCCTGTCATCGTCGAGGTCGTACTTGAGCTTGGGATTAAAGTCGGTCTTGCCGGCCTCGCCTGTGTGAGCCTGGTAGGCCTCGATCACCGCCAGGGCCTCCGACAGCGTTTTGCCCGCGACCGGATAAGTCTTTCGTGTCACGGCTGGGAAGACCGTCTGGCCCTTCGCGGGAGCGGCCTCGCGGGCGATGACATTGCCGGCGGCCTGCCGATGCACCGCGCCGCTCGCGTTCGCCACGGCATCCAGCGGTCGTGCTCGCTCCCCGGCACCGTCGCGAGTGACTGGCGGCGCGCCTTCCGCGCGCGCACGATTTGACTCCTCGGCGATCAGGCGAAGGATGCCCTGGTTGCCAAGGCTAGGTACGAGCGTGCGGACCAGCTCGGGGTCGAGCGACGCGGAGTGGCGGACGCGGCCGGCGAGCAGCGCTGCCAACCCGGGGAGAGCAGAGGCTGGATGAGGCACTTCCGCCGCGGGGGATGGGCGGCGCCGCTTCGCCTCCGCGGTCGGGGCCGGCTCGGCTGTCCTGCCCTCGCTCATGCGCGCACTTCCTCGTACCAGCGGCCGAAGTCCGATTCGGTGACCAGACGCCCCAGCTTCTGATACTCGCGCTTCGTGGCCTGGATCAGGTGGTTCATGCCGATCGGCTCGCCGGTACTGGCTGCCAGGAATGCGGCAAGGACGACTATGTTGCGTATATTGCCGCCAGCAATGCGGAACTGGCGCGCCATGAAGGAGAGGTCCACGTCGTCCGCCATGGGCGCGGACGAAGCGAGGGTGCGCTGCCAGATGCGCAGCCTGTCGTCAGCCTCGGGGAAGGGGAACTCCACAATTGCCCGCATGCGCCGGAGGAAGGCATCGTCCAGGTTGGAGCGCAGGTTGGTCGCCAGCACGACGATACCGTCGTACTCCTCCATGCGCTGTAGCAGGTAGCTGACCTCGATATTGGCGTAGCGGTCGTGCGAGTCGCGCACCTCGCTGCGCTTGCCGAAGACAGCGTCAGCCTCATCGAAAAAGAGGATCGCGTTGGTGTCGCTCGCCTCCTCGAAGACGCGCGCCAGGTTCTTCTCCGTCTCGCCGATGTACTTCGAGACGAGGCCGGCGAGGTCGATCTTGTAGACCTCCAGGCCCAGCTCGCTGCCGATGATCTCCGCCGCCATGGTCTTGCCCGTGCCGGACTGACCGGCGAAGAGCGCGGCCACTCCTCGCCCCAGAGAGGACTTGGCAGCCAGGCCCCACTCTTCGTAGACCACGTGCTGATACAGCACCTGGTTTGCGATCTCCCGCAGTTGGGCCATGCGGTCCGGCGGCAGGACGATGTCCTCCCAGGTGAAGCGGGGGACGATCTTCTGCGCGAGACTCGTGAGGCGCGGCTGGGATTGCATCCTCGCTGCTACCTTCAGGTCTTCCAGTACGACACCGTCGTCGCCGCGGAAGCTGGCGAGGCTTCTCGCCATCTCCCAGGCGGAGTCGATCTCCCGGCGGCCGAGGCGGTACATGGCCGCGAGGTGGCTGGCGTCTTCCGCACTGACCTCCGAGGCGGCGGTCCAGAGGCGTTGGCGTTCCTCGAAGCTGGGCGCCGGAAATTCGAACTGCAGGTGGAGGTTCGCGGGGAGCCTCGGGGGCGAGGAGGCGCGGTCGCTGAAGAACACGGGAAGCGGGTGATCCTGCAGCTTAAGAGCAGCCTCCGCGGCGAAAACCGATGATTCAGGCGACTCGGACTCCTGGGCGCCCCAGTCCTGGAATAGCACGGCCGACCGAAGAAGCCGAGCATCCCTGAGGATCAGGGCAAGGATCGAGGCCGGCTCCGCGGAGCGCAGCACCGCCTGCGTCTTCACGGATATGAGGCCCAGACCCGCTCGCCCGCAGGCGCCGGCGATCGCGTCCTCCTTGTCAGTCTGCCAGCGGCCGCCGAGGTAAACGCGCGCGTTAAGGCGGTGATGGAGGACTCTCGCCAGCGCCTCCTCCTGCTGGCCGCCGCCCGCCCGTGGCTCCTGCCAGCGCGCGTAGGCCAGCAACCTGGGGTCCAGGCCGCGGTAGCCGAGCAGCGTTTCCGCCAGGTGCGGGTCGAGCGATATCTGACGGCTCAGGAGTGGCGGCGCCGGCGAGGCTGGCTCGGCGGATGCCAGGAGCTGGTGCCGGCTCAACGGGGCGTCCAGGTAGAACAGCCGCCTCAGCGCTACCCTTTCGAGGGGGTCGTCGCTTAGCACCTGCAGGGTCAGGCCGACGGTGGGCCAGCGCTTGGTGATGTCGTCGTTAGCGTAGGCGTAGACCTTCTCGTAAGCCGAGTCGACATAGGGCGCGAGAGCGGTAAGCAGGACCAGCCTCTCTTCCGGCCGCAGCCCGAATTCGCGCGCGACATGCTCGAGTGGCAGGTCGCGCAGGGAGTCCCGGCGGCTATCGAGGTCGGCCCGCACCCGGGCGGCCCTGGCGATACGCCTCTCGGGCGGAGCCTCTTCTGCCTCCTCATCGGACAGCAGGACATCGATCTCTTCGTCCGTGACGTAGAGGCCGCGGTACTCCGCCGGGGGCCCAACGGAGCGTTGCCGGCGGCCGGCATCGATAACGACGCTGAGCCGCAGCGAGAGCCAGCGCAGTTCGCCCTCGAGCGCATCCAGGACGGACGCCGAGGGCGCGGGATACTCGATCAGGGTAGACGCCATGGCTGGCCCCTCTGCCTCGACTGGGGCGATATTAACCGCGTCCGATTGAGCGCGGATTTAAGGAAGATTGCAAAGGCGACGCGTCTTAGCTTCGACACCCGCGCCCTGCCGCACATTTTGCGTCAACTTTCCATCTTCCGCTAACGGGATATCAATCATCCGTCAATGTTCTCTCGCTACCATGGCCGCCAACCGTCAAGAATGCCGAAACGCTTGCGAGTTTCTACACGAACGCGCAGCAGCGGCGCCCAGCGCCGCCAGGCCCGGCCGGAATCGCTGCGCCCCGGCCTCGACGCCGGCAACCCGGTCTCGAGGCGGGCGATCTTGTCTGCTCAGAAGACGCTCGGCAACCACTGGGTCGGCAGGCAGCTGGGAGGCGCGCGCGCCTCCCTGACCAGCCGCGGGGCGGCGCAGGTCCGGGCCGATGAGACGGCGGCCCCCGGGTTCGGTGACGCGCCTGCCGAGCCTGTTGGCGACATGGCCGAGGCTGCAGCCATGGGCCTGCAAGCGGGCGGCAAGGTCTTCCGGGAGCCGGAGCCGCCGGGCGAGAACCCGGTGAAGAAGGCACTCCGCACGCGCGACGTCGACGACGTGAAGGCCATCAACGACTGGGTGCCGATACCACTCGAGACGAAGTTCGAGCTCATCGGCATTCTCTTGAACCAAGTTTGGGTAGGGCCCTTTGACGAGTGGAAGATCGAAGAAGCCTGGCGTTCCATCCCCGAGGACGACCTGCCGAGAGTCGCCTCGAACAAGCTCGACCTGTGGGATCGGTGCATCGACGCCGGCGCGGAGCTCGAGGAACTGCCAGGCTACAGGAAGCTGAAGAGCAAGTGGGTCGAGGATATCAAGGCGCTGGCCACGAGCTATCTGGACAAGAACGACGAGATCGTGCGGCAGCAAATGGCCGACACTGGCCTGCCGCTGGAGGAGGGCAAGGAGCCGCCGCCTCCCACGGAAGACCAGACGAAGAAGATGATGGCCACGCAGGAGGCCGCGCTGAAGATCGCGTCCATCCAGGAACAGCAGGAAGCCCTCACGAAGATCTACGTGGGCTACAACTTCAATCAGCACATCCCTCTGGGGATGAAACCCTGGTGGGAGCCGGCGACCTTCAACCCTTTCCGCCCGCCGCAGGTCGTCGAGCTGCCTCAGAACAAGGACGAGCGCGGCCTCGCCGATGGAGGCGAAATTCGCGAGGTAGTCCAGACCCAGCCCTATCAGCCCCTCCTCGATGCCTTCAACAAGGGCAGCGAGAGCATCC encodes:
- a CDS encoding ATP-binding protein, which codes for MASTLIEYPAPSASVLDALEGELRWLSLRLSVVIDAGRRQRSVGPPAEYRGLYVTDEEIDVLLSDEEAEEAPPERRIARAARVRADLDSRRDSLRDLPLEHVAREFGLRPEERLVLLTALAPYVDSAYEKVYAYANDDITKRWPTVGLTLQVLSDDPLERVALRRLFYLDAPLSRHQLLASAEPASPAPPLLSRQISLDPHLAETLLGYRGLDPRLLAYARWQEPRAGGGQQEEALARVLHHRLNARVYLGGRWQTDKEDAIAGACGRAGLGLISVKTQAVLRSAEPASILALILRDARLLRSAVLFQDWGAQESESPESSVFAAEAALKLQDHPLPVFFSDRASSPPRLPANLHLQFEFPAPSFEERQRLWTAASEVSAEDASHLAAMYRLGRREIDSAWEMARSLASFRGDDGVVLEDLKVAARMQSQPRLTSLAQKIVPRFTWEDIVLPPDRMAQLREIANQVLYQHVVYEEWGLAAKSSLGRGVAALFAGQSGTGKTMAAEIIGSELGLEVYKIDLAGLVSKYIGETEKNLARVFEEASDTNAILFFDEADAVFGKRSEVRDSHDRYANIEVSYLLQRMEEYDGIVVLATNLRSNLDDAFLRRMRAIVEFPFPEADDRLRIWQRTLASSAPMADDVDLSFMARQFRIAGGNIRNIVVLAAFLAASTGEPIGMNHLIQATKREYQKLGRLVTESDFGRWYEEVRA
- a CDS encoding DUF922 domain-containing protein, with the translated sequence MAALLAGRVRHSASLDPELVRTLVPSLGNQGILRLIAEESNRARAEGAPPVTRDGAGERARPLDAVANASGAVHRQAAGNVIAREAAPAKGQTVFPAVTRKTYPVAGKTLSEALAVIEAYQAHTGEAGKTDFNPKLKYDLDDDRNLKSATVTVNLTVTMPSWPGASQLSQTAKAEWDRCWSELSAHEERHVAIAREKMKGVGESLVGQSESDANTAFADALTALKEASDAIDPFEVTMDVDA
- a CDS encoding DUF4157 domain-containing protein, whose translation is MDRANLQNDDRLKVKAKAEKPTPRADASGGAGLLSAMGNARVQRLLRAAKLQRQGDAAGSTVDDEVARAINSKRGSGATLDEASRKEMEPSFGQDFSDVRVHTDDTADALNRAVQAEAFTIGRDIFFRKGSYSPGSSEGKKLLAHELTHVVQQRDVPVSQDLTVSSPEDASERQAGDVASAVSGSASATIGRQMEEEEPQPATETAPAEGALPEEEEVQASAIGRQVPVEVPEEEEELQKSPIAREGMPEEEELAASRIAREGMPEEEELAASRIAREGMPEEEELAASRIQRKAASFPLRPRS